Proteins encoded within one genomic window of Oncorhynchus tshawytscha isolate Ot180627B linkage group LG02, Otsh_v2.0, whole genome shotgun sequence:
- the mrps16 gene encoding 28S ribosomal protein S16, mitochondrial yields MVRLSSFLLKTYHGGHIVIRLAMAGHKQSNRPFYRIVAAYNKRARDSKYIEQLGSYDPLPNIYNEKLVSFNSDRIKYWMGCGAHPTKPVAKLLGFAGFFPLHPMTVTEAERRRALTEQAEGAAPEEVVKQQEL; encoded by the exons ATGGTCCGTCTAT CATCCTTCCTACTGAAGACATACCATGGAGGACACATTGTCATCAGATTGGCAATGGCTGGCCACAAACAGTCTAACAGACCTTTCTACCGGATTGTGGCAGCTTACAACAAGCGAGCACGGGACAGTAAATACATAGAACAGCTAGGCTCTTATGACCCCCTGCCAAACATCTACAATGAGAAACTGGTCAGTTTCAACTCCGACCGGATCAAGTACTGGATGGGCTGTGGTGCACATCCAACGAAGCCTGTGGCCAAACTTTTAG GATTTGCTGGGTTCTTCCCCCTGCATCCCATGACGGTAACAGAGGCAGAGCGTCGCAGGGCCCTGACAGAACAAGCAGAAGGAGCAGCTCCGGAGGAGGTAGTTAAGCAGCAGGAACTATGA